A genomic window from Triticum urartu cultivar G1812 chromosome 7, Tu2.1, whole genome shotgun sequence includes:
- the LOC125518034 gene encoding uncharacterized protein LOC125518034: MQAWEIAHTRKDPKPGEPKYYGKKTEGRKKAYSEAYLELHPDTPDPIAAPLDDMAVVRMGPKEHGRDAVLDAVITPSISYTQLRRIDPSLSQRTSQPVTSTQSLFQEQQSIIIFPLIFISHFIFRI; the protein is encoded by the coding sequence ATGCAGGCGTGGGAGATCGCCCATACGCGGAAGGACCCCAAGCCTGGCGAGCCCAAGTACTACGGCAAGAAGACCGAAGGGAGGAAGAAGGCCTACTCCGAAGCGTATCTGGAGTTACATCCTGACACACCTGACCCCATTGCGGCGCCTCTGGACGACATGGCGGTGGTGAGGATGGGGCCCAAGGAGCACGGTCGGGATGCGGTTCTCGATGCTGTGATCACTCCTAGTATCTCCTACACACAGCTTCGTCGGATCGACCCGAGCCTGAGCCAGCGCACGAGCCAGCCAGTGACTAGTACACAGTCCCTCTTTCAGGAGCAACAATCTATAATTATTTTCCCTCTTATCTTCATTTCTCACTTCATTTTCCGCATTTAG
- the LOC125523762 gene encoding mitochondrial pyruvate carrier 4-like: MASSKLQAFWNHPAGPKTIHFWAPTFKWGISIANVADFAKPHEKISYPQQVVIACTGIIWSRYSMVITPKNWNLFSVSVVMSGTGLYQLSRKIRKDYFSDDEKEATAASLELEAEMATDST; this comes from the exons ATGGCTTCTTCAAAGCTTCAAGCCTTCTGGAACCACCCTGCTGGCCCCAAAACCA TTCATTTTTGGGCTCCAACCTTTAAATGGGGGATCAGCATTGCAAACGTTGCCGACTTTGCTAAGCCTCATGAAAAGATATCCTATCCTCAGCAAGTTG TTATTGCTTGCACTGGAATCATCTGGTCACGCTACAGCATGGTTATCACACCG AAAAACTGGAACCTTTTCAGCGTTAGCGTTGTAATGTCCGGTACAGGCCTATACCAGCTTTCTCGTAAAATAAG GAAAGACTACTTCTCGGATGATGAAAAGGAGGCCACTGCTGCATCACTCGAACTGGAAGCAGAAATGGCGACTGACTCGACTTAA